Below is a window of Buchnera aphidicola str. Ak (Acyrthosiphon kondoi) DNA.
GATTTTTTTGATTTTATGTTTTGATTTATTATTTCTTTTTTAAATGTCATATTTGTCCAAGGAATTAAATGTTTTTTGATAAGAGTATCAATTCCTTGATTATGACTAGCAGAAATTTTTTGTATTTTTTCGAATCCTAAAGAGTAAAATTCATTAATTTTAGAAGCATGATTAACACCATCTATTTTATTGATAATTAGAATAGTTTTTTTATGATGTGTTCTTATGTTTTGAGCAATTTCATATTCTTGTGCCATTAATCCGTCATGAGCATCTACTACAAATAAGATTAAGTGTGATTCTTTTATTGCTATGAGTGTTTGTTCATGCGCTTTTTTTTGTATTTCGTTTAATTTCATATCCAAGCCGGCTGTATCAATTAACATTACTTTTTGATTTAATTGTAATTTGCAATATCCATATTGTCTGTCTCTAGTAATGCCTGGATAGTTAATTACTAATGCATCTCTAGTTTTTGTTAGAATATTAAATAAAGTAGATTTTCCTACGTTAGTACGGCCGATTAATACAATGATGGGTATCATTTTAAATACACCCTCTTTTCTTATTTTTGATATTTTTATGTTTTTTTAAATACTTTACGTGTTTCTTTATTTTGCATTTATTTTTTATTAATTTATATTTTTTATTCTTTTAATTCATTGATTTTCATATTAATAATTTCTTTAGATGCATTAGAATCTTCAATTGAAAAACTTTTTTTCCAAGATTTTAATGCTTCTTTTTTATTTTTTTTATGCATAAAAATATCACCTTTCATGTTTTCAACTATATTATCCCAATTATGGTTTTGAATTGTTTTAAGGATATCTATTGCTTTTTTATTTTTATTTTTTTGTATTTGTATTTTTGCCATATTTAATTTTAAAATGTTTTTTAAATTTTCTTCTTTTGTATATTTTAAGCTGTTTTTTAATTGGAGAAATGCTTTATCAAGAGAGTTATATAAAATATATTTTTTTGCTAAAGATAAAGCTGTTAAGGTGCCATAGATATTATGATTTTGCATTATAAAATTTTCTACTTCATGTGAAATTTTAGGGTTTTTTATATTGATTTTTTTTGTGATTTCTTC
It encodes the following:
- a CDS encoding YfgM family protein — its product is MFNIFKKSIIFFIIFFLIISSILFYWKRPFIVHKKNLELLKYEEITKKINIKNPKISHEVENFIMQNHNIYGTLTALSLAKKYILYNSLDKAFLQLKNSLKYTKEENLKNILKLNMAKIQIQKNKNKKAIDILKTIQNHNWDNIVENMKGDIFMHKKNKKEALKSWKKSFSIEDSNASKEIINMKINELKE